Part of the Bacteriovorax stolpii genome, AAAAAGAGTCAGAGGTCAGATTGATGGTATCTTGGCCATGATTGATGACCGTCGTTATTGCCCTGATATACTTATTCAAATTAGAGCAGCTAAAGCCGCTATTCAGGCAGTAGAGCTTTCAGTCCTAAATACGCATTTAGATAATTGTGTGAGTGAAGCAATTCATTCGAAGGATGAAGATAAAGCTAAAGAAAAAATCACTGAGTTAATTCAATTAATCGGACGACATAAATAATTAAAGGACATCATGTTAAATTCAATTATTAAATTTTCTTTGAAGAATAGACTGGTTGTTGTTTTCCTATCTGTTGCAATCCTAATTTATGGCGGATTTATTGTTGCTCATTTACCAGTGGACGTTTTCCCTGACTTAAACCGTCCTACAGTAAATATTATGACTGAAGCTGAAGGTATGGCACCTGAAGAGGTTGAAACA contains:
- a CDS encoding metal-sensitive transcriptional regulator — translated: MTNLKVIVYVEIIVPKQKKILSQTNSMNKACKHAMHPDHKKEGIRLKRVRGQIDGILAMIDDRRYCPDILIQIRAAKAAIQAVELSVLNTHLDNCVSEAIHSKDEDKAKEKITELIQLIGRHK